One Streptomyces sp. L2 genomic window carries:
- a CDS encoding MFS transporter codes for MPELSHSRRLLVLAICCMSLLIVSLDNTVLNVALPSLQREFHAGTSGLQWTIDAYLLVLASLLMLSGSTADRIGRKRVFMAGLVIFSAGSLLCSLAPNLQLLIVFRMVQAVGGSMLNPVAMSIITNTFTDSRERARAIGVWGAVVGISMAAGPLVGGLLVESVGWRSIFWLNIPIGVAALLLTLRFIPESRAPKPRRADPVGQLLVIALFGSLTYAIIQAPDSGLGAVAPFGAIAFVALLGLLWYEPRRDEPLIDLRFFHSAPFSGATVIAISAFSALGGFLFLSTLYLQNVRGLDALHAGLWMLPMAAPTFLCAPVSGRLVGSRGPRVPLLVAGAAITVSGVLFGAFEAETSNATLLLGYVLFGIGFGFVNAPITNTAVSGMPRAQAGVAAAVASTSRQLGQTLGVAVVGAILASGIGSSSYKHAFVSAARPGWWIIAACGLAVLVLGAVTSGRWAHRTAERTAERLESPEVRQTVGASGRS; via the coding sequence ATGCCCGAGTTGAGTCACAGCCGTCGGCTGCTCGTGCTCGCGATCTGCTGCATGAGCCTGCTCATCGTGAGCCTCGACAACACCGTCCTGAACGTCGCCCTGCCCTCCCTGCAACGGGAGTTCCACGCCGGCACCTCCGGTCTGCAGTGGACCATCGACGCCTACCTGCTCGTCCTGGCCTCCCTGCTGATGCTCTCCGGCTCGACCGCCGACCGGATCGGCCGCAAGCGCGTCTTCATGGCGGGCCTCGTCATCTTCTCCGCCGGCTCGCTGCTCTGCTCCCTCGCGCCGAACCTGCAACTCCTCATCGTCTTCCGCATGGTGCAGGCGGTCGGCGGTTCCATGCTCAACCCGGTCGCCATGTCGATCATCACCAACACCTTCACCGACTCCCGCGAGCGCGCCCGCGCGATCGGGGTGTGGGGTGCGGTGGTCGGCATATCCATGGCGGCCGGCCCCCTGGTCGGCGGCCTGCTCGTGGAGTCGGTGGGCTGGCGCTCCATCTTCTGGCTCAACATCCCCATCGGCGTCGCCGCGCTCCTGCTCACGCTGCGCTTCATCCCCGAGTCCCGCGCCCCCAAGCCCCGCCGCGCCGACCCCGTCGGGCAACTGCTGGTGATCGCCCTGTTCGGATCGCTGACGTACGCGATCATCCAGGCACCGGACTCCGGCCTCGGCGCGGTCGCCCCGTTCGGCGCGATCGCCTTCGTGGCCCTGCTCGGTCTGCTCTGGTACGAGCCCCGGCGCGACGAACCCCTCATCGACCTGCGCTTCTTCCACTCGGCGCCGTTCAGCGGGGCGACCGTGATCGCCATCAGCGCGTTCTCCGCACTGGGCGGATTCCTGTTCCTGTCGACGCTGTACCTGCAGAACGTGCGCGGCCTGGACGCCCTGCACGCCGGCCTGTGGATGCTGCCCATGGCCGCGCCGACGTTCCTGTGCGCACCGGTCTCCGGCCGGCTGGTCGGCAGCCGGGGACCACGCGTGCCGCTGCTGGTGGCGGGCGCCGCGATCACCGTCAGCGGGGTGCTGTTCGGCGCGTTCGAGGCGGAGACCTCCAACGCCACCCTGCTCCTCGGCTACGTCCTGTTCGGCATCGGCTTCGGCTTCGTGAACGCGCCGATCACCAACACGGCGGTGTCCGGCATGCCCCGGGCCCAGGCCGGAGTCGCGGCCGCCGTCGCCTCCACCAGCCGGCAGCTCGGTCAGACGCTGGGCGTCGCCGTGGTCGGCGCCATCCTGGCCTCCGGGATCGGCTCGTCGTCGTACAAGCACGCCTTCGTCTCGGCGGCCCGCCCCGGCTGGTGGATCATCGCCGCCTGCGGCCTCGCGGTCCTCGTCCTGGGCGCCGTCACCAGCGGCCGCTGGGCCCACCGCACGGCCGAGCGCACGGCGGAACGCCTGGAGTCACCGGAGGTACGGCAGACGGTGGGGGCGTCGGGCCGTTCCTGA
- a CDS encoding glycine--tRNA ligase, with protein MAADKIDTIVSLSKRRGFVFPCSEIYGGQRAAWDYGPLGVELKENLKRQWWRYMVTSREDVVGIDSSVILASEVWVASGHVATFTDPLTECTSCHKRFRADHLEEAYEAKHGRLPEHGLADVNCPNCGNKGQFTEPKQFSGLLSTHLGPTQDSGSVAYLRPETAQGIFTNFAQVQTTSRRKPPFGIAQMGKSFRNEITPGNFIFRTREFEQMEMEFFVKPGEDEKWQEYWMEQRWNWYTGLGLREENMRWYEHPKEKLSHYSKRTADIEYRFQFGGSEWGELEGVANRTDYDLSSHSKASGQDLAYFDQEAGERWTPYVIEPAAGVGRAMLAFLLDAYVEDEAPNAKGKMEKRTVLRLDHRLAPVKVAVLPLSRNPELSPKAKGLAQALRQHWNIEFDDAGAIGRRYRRQDEIGTPYCVTVDFDTLDDNAVTVRERDSMKQERVSLDQIEGYLASRLLGC; from the coding sequence GTGGCCGCCGACAAGATCGACACCATCGTCAGCCTGAGCAAGCGCCGTGGCTTCGTTTTCCCGTGCAGTGAGATCTACGGCGGACAGCGTGCCGCCTGGGACTACGGACCGCTGGGTGTCGAGCTCAAGGAGAACCTCAAGCGCCAGTGGTGGCGCTACATGGTGACGTCGCGCGAGGACGTGGTCGGTATCGACTCGTCCGTGATCCTGGCCTCTGAGGTGTGGGTCGCCTCCGGCCACGTCGCCACCTTCACGGACCCGCTGACCGAGTGCACCTCCTGCCACAAGCGGTTCCGTGCCGACCATCTGGAAGAGGCGTACGAGGCCAAGCACGGCCGCCTCCCCGAGCACGGCCTCGCCGACGTCAACTGCCCGAACTGCGGCAACAAGGGCCAGTTCACCGAGCCCAAGCAGTTCTCCGGGCTCCTCTCCACCCACCTCGGCCCGACGCAGGACTCCGGTTCCGTCGCCTACCTGCGCCCCGAGACCGCCCAGGGCATCTTCACCAACTTCGCCCAGGTGCAGACCACCTCGCGCCGCAAGCCGCCGTTCGGCATCGCCCAGATGGGCAAGTCGTTCCGCAACGAGATCACGCCGGGCAACTTCATCTTCCGCACTCGCGAGTTCGAGCAGATGGAGATGGAGTTCTTCGTCAAGCCGGGCGAGGACGAGAAGTGGCAGGAGTACTGGATGGAGCAGCGCTGGAACTGGTACACCGGCCTGGGTCTGCGTGAGGAGAACATGCGCTGGTACGAGCACCCGAAGGAGAAGCTCTCCCACTACTCCAAGCGCACCGCCGACATCGAGTACCGCTTCCAGTTCGGCGGCAGCGAGTGGGGCGAGCTGGAGGGCGTCGCCAACCGCACCGACTACGACCTCTCCTCCCACTCCAAGGCCTCTGGCCAGGACCTGGCCTACTTCGACCAGGAGGCCGGCGAGCGCTGGACGCCGTACGTCATCGAGCCGGCGGCCGGTGTCGGCCGGGCGATGCTCGCCTTCCTGCTCGACGCCTACGTCGAGGACGAGGCGCCCAACGCCAAGGGCAAGATGGAGAAGCGGACCGTGCTGCGGCTCGACCACCGCCTGGCCCCGGTGAAGGTCGCCGTCCTCCCGCTGTCCCGCAACCCCGAGCTGTCGCCGAAGGCCAAGGGCCTCGCCCAGGCGCTGCGCCAGCACTGGAACATCGAGTTCGACGACGCCGGCGCCATCGGCCGCCGCTACCGCCGCCAGGACGAGATCGGCACGCCGTACTGCGTGACCGTCGACTTCGACACCCTGGACGACAACGCGGTCACCGTCCGCGAGCGCGACTCCATGAAGCAGGAGCGGGTGTCCCTGGACCAGATCGAGGGCTACCTGGCCAGCCGCCTGCTGGGCTGCTGA
- a CDS encoding helix-turn-helix transcriptional regulator, with amino-acid sequence MTSLTTVTSTTSAAPRQSAARQSGVRQSGVRQSGVRNPPSRTPAAPATPAASATPATPTAPATPAAPAATGVPAAGGAEIRRNELAAFLRSRRERITPEQVGLPRGRRRRTPGLRREEVAQLSAVGVTWYTWLEQARNIQVSVQVLDALARTLMLDASERAHLFQLAGATDPTPAANCAGITPALTEILRRLEPVPACIQNSRYDILAYNRTYGRLLGDLDAIPPEDRNCMVLVYTNRDWQASIVHLEDSQRLMAARLRASLAGHLGEPAWKMLVKRLETESPEFRENWERYEVVGNRTKTKEFLNPYVGHLTVEHTDLWLSPETGARLVTYTPKNEETRARLERLQELAERG; translated from the coding sequence ATGACGAGCCTGACGACCGTGACGAGCACGACCTCCGCGGCCCCCCGGCAGTCCGCGGCCCGGCAGTCCGGGGTGCGGCAGTCGGGGGTGCGGCAGTCGGGGGTGCGGAACCCGCCGTCCCGGACGCCCGCGGCTCCGGCGACTCCCGCGGCTTCCGCGACGCCCGCGACGCCTACGGCTCCGGCGACGCCTGCGGCTCCCGCCGCCACGGGCGTCCCCGCGGCGGGCGGTGCGGAGATCCGGCGGAACGAACTGGCCGCGTTCCTGCGCAGTCGCCGGGAGCGGATCACCCCCGAGCAGGTGGGGCTGCCGCGCGGGCGGCGCCGGCGCACGCCGGGGCTGCGGCGGGAGGAGGTCGCCCAGCTCTCCGCGGTCGGCGTCACCTGGTACACGTGGCTCGAACAGGCCCGCAACATCCAGGTCTCCGTGCAGGTCCTGGACGCCCTGGCGCGCACCCTGATGCTGGACGCCAGCGAGCGCGCCCACCTGTTCCAGCTGGCCGGTGCCACGGACCCGACCCCGGCCGCGAACTGCGCGGGCATCACCCCGGCGCTGACCGAGATCCTGCGCCGCCTGGAGCCGGTCCCGGCCTGCATCCAGAACAGCCGGTACGACATCCTCGCCTACAACCGCACCTACGGCCGCCTCCTCGGCGACCTCGACGCGATCCCGCCCGAGGACCGCAACTGCATGGTCCTCGTCTATACCAACCGCGACTGGCAGGCGTCGATCGTGCACCTGGAGGACAGCCAGCGCCTGATGGCCGCCCGGCTGCGCGCCTCCCTGGCCGGCCACCTGGGCGAGCCCGCCTGGAAGATGCTCGTCAAGCGCCTGGAGACGGAGTCCCCGGAGTTCCGCGAGAACTGGGAGCGCTACGAGGTCGTCGGCAACCGCACCAAGACCAAGGAGTTCCTCAACCCGTACGTCGGCCACCTCACCGTGGAGCACACGGACCTGTGGCTGAGCCCGGAGACGGGCGCCCGCCTCGTCACCTACACCCCGAAGAACGAGGAGACCCGCGCCCGCCTGGAGCGGCTCCAGGAACTGGCCGAGCGCGGCTGA
- a CDS encoding TetR family transcriptional regulator, which produces MAPTETLTAERILEATEEVLRRHGPAKATVVDVARALGVSHGSVYRHFRTKAALREAVTKRWLDRTSERLAGFVTEDRDPETRLRDWLAALFEAKRHKAGYDPELFATYTVLADESGAAVADHVTDLTVQLARIIATGAESGDFAAPDPTASARAVFQATGRFHDPCYAREWQHPDIETEFEAVVDLLIRGLRPQ; this is translated from the coding sequence ATGGCACCGACCGAGACCCTGACCGCCGAGCGCATCCTCGAAGCCACCGAGGAGGTGCTGCGCCGGCACGGCCCGGCCAAGGCCACCGTGGTCGACGTGGCCCGCGCGCTCGGCGTCAGCCACGGCAGCGTCTACCGCCACTTCCGCACCAAGGCGGCACTGCGCGAAGCGGTGACCAAGAGGTGGCTGGACCGCACCTCGGAGCGGCTCGCCGGCTTCGTCACCGAGGACCGTGACCCGGAGACCCGCCTGCGCGACTGGCTGGCCGCCCTGTTCGAGGCCAAGCGGCACAAGGCGGGCTACGACCCGGAGCTCTTCGCCACCTACACCGTGCTGGCCGACGAGAGCGGCGCCGCCGTCGCCGACCACGTCACCGACCTCACCGTCCAGCTGGCCCGGATCATCGCCACCGGCGCCGAGTCCGGCGACTTCGCCGCCCCCGACCCCACCGCCTCGGCCCGAGCCGTCTTCCAGGCCACCGGCCGCTTCCACGACCCGTGCTACGCCCGCGAATGGCAACACCCCGACATCGAAACCGAATTCGAGGCGGTGGTCGACCTCCTGATCCGCGGCCTGCGCCCGCAGTGA
- a CDS encoding chitinase: MIRRRLRLLAAALATTCLAPFALSLAVAPAATAAPSPTTAPGASATTDTCAVKSRPAGKVLQGYWENWDGSANGVHPPFGWTPITDSRIAAHGYNVLNAAFPVILSDGTALWQDGMDSGVKVPTPAEMCAAKASGQTILLSIGGAAAGIDLNSSAVADRFVDTIVPILKQYNFDGIDIDIETGLTNSGSIGRLSTSQSNLIRIIDGVLSRMPSNFGLTMAPETAYVTGGSITYGSIWGAYLPIIKKYADNGRLWWLNMQYYNGSMYGCSGDSYSAGTVQGFTAQTDCLNKGLVVQGTTIRVPYDKQVPGLPAQPGAGGGYMSPSLVSQAWRQYGSSLKGLMTWSLNWDGSKNWTFGDNVRALQGR; encoded by the coding sequence ATGATTCGCCGCAGACTGCGTCTGCTCGCCGCCGCGCTGGCCACCACCTGCCTCGCGCCCTTCGCCCTCTCCCTCGCCGTGGCGCCAGCCGCAACCGCCGCCCCCTCCCCCACCACCGCGCCCGGCGCCTCCGCCACAACCGACACCTGCGCAGTGAAGTCCCGCCCGGCCGGCAAGGTTCTCCAGGGCTACTGGGAGAACTGGGACGGTTCGGCCAACGGCGTCCACCCGCCCTTCGGCTGGACCCCGATCACCGACTCCCGCATCGCCGCGCACGGCTACAACGTGCTCAACGCGGCCTTCCCGGTCATCCTGTCCGACGGCACCGCGCTGTGGCAGGACGGCATGGACAGCGGGGTGAAGGTGCCGACGCCGGCGGAGATGTGCGCGGCGAAGGCCTCCGGGCAGACGATCCTGCTGTCCATCGGCGGGGCCGCGGCGGGCATCGACCTCAACTCCAGCGCCGTGGCGGACCGGTTCGTCGACACGATCGTGCCGATCCTGAAGCAGTACAACTTCGACGGCATCGACATCGACATCGAGACCGGCCTCACCAACAGCGGAAGCATCGGCCGGCTGTCCACGTCCCAGTCCAACCTGATCCGCATCATCGACGGGGTGCTGAGCCGGATGCCGTCGAACTTCGGCCTGACGATGGCCCCGGAGACCGCGTATGTCACCGGCGGCAGCATCACGTACGGCTCGATCTGGGGGGCGTACCTGCCGATCATCAAGAAGTACGCGGACAACGGCCGGCTGTGGTGGCTGAACATGCAGTACTACAACGGCAGCATGTACGGCTGTTCCGGCGACTCCTACTCGGCGGGGACCGTACAGGGCTTCACCGCGCAGACCGACTGCCTCAACAAGGGGCTGGTGGTGCAGGGGACCACGATCCGCGTGCCGTACGACAAGCAGGTACCGGGGCTGCCCGCCCAGCCCGGCGCCGGCGGCGGCTACATGTCGCCGTCCCTCGTCTCCCAGGCCTGGCGGCAGTACGGCAGCTCGCTCAAGGGCCTGATGACCTGGTCCCTCAACTGGGACGGCTCGAAGAACTGGACCTTCGGCGACAACGTCAGGGCACTGCAAGGCCGTTGA
- a CDS encoding serine hydrolase domain-containing protein encodes MTTTPLYDTLHRYVDEGTVPGAVGLLAHCEDVEVVAVGHTAAGGPTPMTRDSIFRIASLTKPVTAAAVLMLVDEGRVGLTDPVEKWLPELAEPMAVLTPDSPLDDLVPANRPITVEDLLTSRTGWGFPSDFSLPAVQALFEVQKDGRFPHAYPAPDTWLTDLAKVPLLYQPGEAWLYGTSSDLQGILIARASGHPLPDFLAERIFKPLAMKDTAFEVPAAERHRFTTSYRQAPDHTLEVMDTPDGDWSRIPAFPSGGGGLASTADDYLAFARMLLSGGETNGRRLLSATAVRRMTTNHLTPAQRRIGRLFLEGEGWGYGAQVDITTTHPWNTPGRYGWVGGTGTTAHLAPSTGMVSILLTQVAMSNPTPTPLMRDFWHCTAPTTAGGQLSRP; translated from the coding sequence ATGACCACCACACCGCTGTACGACACCTTGCACCGCTACGTCGACGAGGGCACCGTGCCCGGCGCGGTGGGCCTGCTCGCCCACTGCGAGGACGTCGAGGTGGTGGCCGTCGGCCACACCGCGGCCGGCGGCCCCACCCCGATGACCAGGGACTCGATCTTCCGGATCGCCTCGCTCACCAAGCCGGTGACGGCCGCGGCCGTGCTGATGCTCGTGGACGAGGGGCGGGTCGGGCTGACGGACCCGGTGGAGAAGTGGCTTCCGGAACTGGCCGAGCCGATGGCGGTCCTGACCCCCGACAGCCCCCTCGACGACCTGGTGCCGGCGAACCGCCCCATCACGGTCGAGGACCTCCTCACCTCCCGCACGGGGTGGGGCTTCCCCTCCGACTTCTCCCTCCCGGCGGTGCAGGCGCTGTTCGAGGTGCAGAAGGACGGCCGCTTCCCGCACGCCTACCCGGCCCCGGACACCTGGCTGACCGACCTGGCGAAGGTCCCCCTGCTCTACCAGCCGGGCGAGGCCTGGCTCTACGGCACCTCCTCCGACCTCCAGGGCATCCTGATCGCCCGGGCGTCCGGCCACCCCTTGCCCGACTTCCTGGCGGAACGGATCTTCAAGCCCCTCGCCATGAAGGACACTGCGTTCGAGGTCCCGGCCGCCGAACGCCACCGCTTCACCACGTCCTACCGCCAGGCTCCCGACCACACCCTGGAGGTCATGGACACCCCTGACGGCGACTGGAGCCGTATCCCCGCGTTCCCCTCGGGCGGCGGCGGCCTCGCCTCCACGGCCGACGACTACCTCGCCTTCGCCCGCATGCTGCTGTCCGGCGGCGAGACGAACGGCCGCCGGCTCCTCTCCGCCACCGCGGTCCGCCGCATGACCACTAATCACCTCACGCCGGCCCAACGCCGCATCGGCCGCCTCTTCCTGGAGGGCGAGGGCTGGGGCTACGGCGCCCAGGTCGACATCACCACCACCCACCCCTGGAACACCCCGGGCCGCTACGGCTGGGTAGGCGGCACAGGCACCACAGCCCACCTGGCCCCCAGCACGGGGATGGTCTCCATCCTCCTGACCCAGGTCGCCATGTCCAACCCGACCCCGACCCCCTTGATGAGGGACTTCTGGCACTGCACGGCGCCCACTACGGCAGGCGGTCAGCTTTCCCGGCCTTGA
- a CDS encoding MFS transporter produces MTDTVSTPAVRAPEAASPTLGGPGLFTVLLAAALPLVDFFIVNVALPTIGADLAAGEAVLELVVAGYGVAYAVLLVLGGRLGDLVGRRRLFLGGMAAFGVTSLACGLAPDAWTLVAARVAQGASAAAMLPQVLATVQATTSGARRAKAMSLYGATAGLAMVAGQILGGVLVAADLAGTGWRAIFLVNVPVVVLGLVMGVRFVPETRSQHPEPVDGPGTVLLAASLLTLLAPLTEGRAAGWPLWTWLSLAAFPFAAAAFYAVERRADRLGRTPLVPPSLFRLASLRRGLVLMLPFSIGFSGFMFVIALALQQGAGLGPVPAGLALAPMAVVFLFVSLAGPRLIARHGTRVVAAGAAVQAVGVLLIVLAVWRDWPHLDVASLLPGTAVAGAGQALQLPNIMRIVMSEMPAARAGVGSGVMVTTQQSALALGVATLGTLFLALVPHFGMRDALLTTLFVQLAGVALTGLLSLRLPRTVG; encoded by the coding sequence ATGACCGACACCGTCAGTACCCCGGCCGTCCGCGCTCCTGAGGCGGCTTCGCCCACGCTGGGCGGCCCGGGGCTGTTCACCGTTCTGCTGGCCGCGGCCCTGCCGCTGGTCGACTTCTTCATCGTCAACGTGGCCCTGCCGACCATCGGCGCCGATCTCGCCGCGGGCGAGGCCGTACTGGAACTCGTCGTAGCCGGTTACGGCGTCGCCTACGCCGTCCTGCTCGTCCTCGGCGGTCGGCTCGGCGACCTGGTCGGCCGGCGGCGGCTGTTCCTCGGTGGGATGGCCGCCTTCGGAGTGACCTCGCTGGCCTGCGGCCTGGCACCGGACGCCTGGACCCTGGTCGCGGCGCGGGTCGCGCAGGGCGCGTCCGCCGCGGCGATGCTGCCGCAGGTCCTCGCCACCGTCCAGGCCACCACGAGCGGCGCGCGCCGGGCGAAGGCCATGAGCCTGTACGGCGCCACCGCCGGCCTCGCCATGGTGGCGGGGCAGATCCTGGGCGGCGTCCTCGTCGCCGCCGACCTCGCCGGAACCGGCTGGCGGGCGATCTTCCTCGTCAACGTGCCGGTGGTGGTGCTCGGGCTGGTCATGGGCGTGCGGTTCGTGCCCGAGACCCGCTCGCAGCACCCCGAGCCGGTCGACGGCCCCGGGACCGTGCTGCTCGCCGCGTCCCTGCTGACGCTGCTCGCCCCGCTCACCGAGGGCCGGGCGGCGGGCTGGCCGCTGTGGACCTGGCTGTCGCTGGCCGCGTTCCCGTTCGCGGCCGCCGCCTTCTACGCCGTCGAGCGCCGGGCGGACCGGCTGGGCCGGACCCCGCTGGTGCCGCCCAGCCTGTTCCGGCTGGCCTCGCTGCGGCGCGGGCTGGTGCTGATGCTGCCGTTCTCCATCGGGTTCAGCGGGTTCATGTTCGTCATCGCGCTGGCCCTCCAGCAGGGGGCGGGCCTCGGACCGGTGCCGGCGGGGCTGGCGCTCGCGCCGATGGCCGTGGTGTTCCTGTTCGTCTCCCTCGCCGGTCCGCGGCTGATCGCCCGCCACGGCACCCGGGTCGTCGCCGCCGGGGCCGCGGTGCAGGCGGTCGGCGTGCTGCTGATCGTGCTCGCGGTGTGGCGGGACTGGCCCCACCTGGACGTGGCCTCGCTGCTGCCGGGCACGGCCGTCGCCGGGGCCGGGCAGGCCCTCCAACTCCCCAACATCATGCGGATCGTGATGTCCGAGATGCCGGCGGCGCGGGCCGGGGTCGGCAGCGGCGTGATGGTCACCACGCAGCAGTCCGCGCTGGCGCTGGGCGTGGCCACGCTCGGCACGCTCTTCCTCGCCCTCGTCCCGCACTTCGGCATGCGGGACGCCCTGCTCACCACGCTGTTCGTGCAGTTGGCCGGGGTCGCCCTGACGGGCCTGCTGAGCCTGCGGCTGCCCCGCACGGTCGGCTGA
- a CDS encoding e9imm peptide: MSRAEAVALVQRIMDADYASDEEVDRGLDSLDRALACPAGYVGNLIFWPPERELSADEVVDQALAYRPIAL, encoded by the coding sequence ATGAGTCGCGCCGAGGCTGTTGCGCTGGTGCAGCGGATCATGGATGCCGATTACGCCTCGGACGAAGAGGTGGACCGCGGGCTCGACAGTCTTGACCGAGCTCTGGCCTGTCCGGCTGGATACGTCGGCAATCTGATCTTCTGGCCACCCGAGCGGGAGCTTTCCGCCGATGAGGTGGTCGACCAGGCCCTTGCGTATCGCCCTATCGCGCTCTGA
- a CDS encoding aldo/keto reductase: MTTTMRTRSLGTTGPQVSALALGCMGMSGMYGEADRSESVATIHAALEAGVTLLDTGDFYGMGHNELLIAEALRTAPPALRENAQLSVKFGALRDPAGGWSGFDGRPAAVKNFAAYSLQRLGVDHIDVYRPARLDPDVPIEETVGAIAELVEKGYVRHIGLSELGADTIRRAAATAPIADLQIEYALISRAPEKDILPTTRELGIAVTAYGVLSRGLISGHFTADQQFAATDFRAHSPRFQGDNYRHNLTLVESLRKIAEQKGATVAQTAIAWVLSRGEDIVPLVGARTRERLTESLGALDVTLDAADLAAIESAVPAEAAAGSRYAPAQMAMLDSER, translated from the coding sequence ATGACCACGACGATGCGAACCCGATCCCTCGGAACCACCGGCCCCCAGGTCTCCGCCCTGGCCCTCGGCTGCATGGGCATGTCCGGGATGTACGGCGAAGCGGACCGCTCCGAGTCCGTCGCGACGATCCACGCCGCCTTGGAAGCGGGCGTGACCCTGCTCGACACCGGCGACTTCTACGGCATGGGGCACAACGAACTGCTGATCGCCGAGGCGCTGCGCACCGCCCCGCCGGCCCTCAGGGAGAACGCGCAGCTGAGCGTCAAATTCGGCGCCCTGCGTGACCCGGCCGGAGGCTGGTCCGGCTTCGACGGCCGCCCGGCGGCGGTGAAGAACTTCGCGGCGTACTCGCTCCAGCGCCTGGGCGTCGACCACATCGATGTCTACCGACCGGCCCGCCTCGATCCCGACGTGCCGATCGAGGAGACCGTCGGCGCCATCGCCGAACTGGTGGAGAAGGGGTACGTCCGCCACATCGGCCTGAGCGAGCTCGGTGCCGACACCATCCGCCGGGCCGCCGCCACGGCCCCGATCGCCGACCTCCAGATCGAGTACGCGCTGATCTCGCGCGCCCCCGAGAAGGACATCCTGCCCACCACCCGCGAACTGGGCATAGCCGTCACCGCCTACGGCGTCCTCTCGCGCGGGCTGATCTCCGGCCACTTCACGGCCGACCAGCAGTTCGCGGCGACCGACTTCCGCGCCCACTCGCCCCGCTTCCAGGGCGACAACTACCGGCACAACCTCACGCTGGTCGAGTCCCTCCGCAAGATCGCCGAACAGAAGGGCGCGACCGTCGCGCAGACGGCCATCGCCTGGGTGCTCTCGCGCGGCGAGGACATCGTCCCCCTGGTCGGCGCGCGCACCCGCGAGCGGCTGACCGAGTCGCTGGGCGCCCTGGACGTCACCCTGGACGCGGCGGACCTGGCGGCCATCGAGAGCGCGGTCCCGGCGGAGGCGGCGGCCGGCTCCCGGTACGCCCCGGCGCAGATGGCGATGCTCGACAGCGAACGCTGA
- a CDS encoding contact-dependent growth inhibition system immunity protein, translating into MLSEHVDRNRSIEELERCRWPDPSTPSTALVRSVHELRRRAVGELSAEDLARLIGQDVGLRWLLPVALDFLRETAPQEAAGGWYDDDLLSAVLTRSESVWRSAPELARHLDETLRILTDLSECVGREVEGFRAALSDVL; encoded by the coding sequence GTGCTGTCGGAACATGTTGACAGAAATAGGTCGATCGAAGAGCTTGAGCGCTGCCGATGGCCGGATCCGTCGACGCCCAGTACGGCCTTGGTTCGCAGCGTTCATGAACTGCGGAGGCGTGCTGTTGGAGAACTCTCGGCGGAGGATCTGGCCCGGTTGATCGGGCAGGATGTGGGCCTTCGTTGGCTGCTTCCTGTTGCCCTGGATTTCCTTCGTGAGACGGCACCGCAGGAAGCGGCGGGTGGCTGGTATGACGACGACCTGCTCTCGGCGGTATTGACCAGGAGTGAATCCGTATGGAGGAGTGCACCGGAACTCGCCCGTCACCTGGATGAGACCCTGCGCATACTGACCGATCTCTCGGAGTGCGTGGGGCGGGAAGTGGAAGGCTTCCGAGCAGCTCTGTCGGACGTGCTGTGA